A part of Gracilimonas sp. genomic DNA contains:
- a CDS encoding proline dehydrogenase family protein, protein MKLPFILAKRFVAGESFTESISKAKELNRKDLKLTLDLLGENVDDRQTASDTVDSYIRLLEGIKEQGLISSISIKLTMMGLDIDHDFTRENLFRLLDVAKEQNQFVRIDMEGSDHTQITLDIFKEAFEKYGKHVGTVVQAMLHRSQNDINELAEMGADIRLVKGAYSEPSKIALQNMPAIREAFKEQARVLLEKTPFPRFGTHDDELIEWVKSYASENDIPKDRFEFQMLYGLREETMVQLGEEGYSARVYVPFGTDWFPYFKRRLMERKENVWFVLSTMFKK, encoded by the coding sequence ATGAAGTTACCTTTCATTCTGGCAAAACGCTTTGTAGCCGGTGAGTCTTTTACAGAATCTATTTCCAAAGCAAAAGAATTAAACAGAAAAGATCTCAAGCTTACCTTAGACCTTCTGGGAGAAAATGTTGACGATCGGCAAACCGCCTCAGATACGGTTGATTCTTACATTCGCCTGCTCGAAGGCATAAAAGAGCAGGGATTGATCAGCAGCATTTCCATCAAACTAACTATGATGGGCCTGGATATTGATCATGATTTCACCCGGGAAAACCTTTTTCGATTACTGGATGTAGCCAAAGAGCAGAATCAATTTGTACGCATCGATATGGAAGGTTCAGACCATACCCAAATTACATTAGACATCTTCAAAGAAGCCTTCGAAAAATATGGCAAGCATGTAGGCACGGTTGTACAAGCAATGCTGCACCGAAGCCAAAATGACATTAACGAGTTAGCTGAAATGGGTGCCGATATTCGATTGGTAAAAGGGGCTTACAGTGAACCTTCCAAGATTGCGTTGCAAAATATGCCTGCCATCCGTGAAGCATTCAAAGAACAGGCAAGGGTGCTTTTAGAGAAAACTCCGTTCCCTCGTTTTGGAACTCATGATGATGAACTGATTGAATGGGTCAAAAGCTATGCTTCAGAAAACGATATTCCCAAAGACCGCTTTGAGTTCCAGATGTTATATGGCCTTAGAGAAGAAACCATGGTTCAGCTTGGTGAAGAAGGGTATTCTGCTCGTGTTTATGTTCCATTTGGCACCGACTGGTTTCCATATTTCAAGCGACGGCTGATGGAGAGAAAGGAGAATGTTTGGTTTGTGCTAAGCACGATGTTTAAGAAGTAA
- a CDS encoding DUF4097 family beta strand repeat-containing protein: MKKIIMFGAVLAGFTLSVLQVGMAQSGDDAYRVEEFRVSGEVSLEVQTSGGSISVVGSNEDEVVVEMFVRRKGDYVEAGEADLSDYDIEIFQDGNTVKALVDRKSKGWNWNNGYSISFVVYAPEETRSRLKTSGGSLTVRNLNGSQELKTSGGSITAEGIRGEMVLKTSGGSINISEVQGNVEANTSGGTIRAETLVGNLDAKTSGGSIRLSGIEGNVDARTSGGSINAEILAPADYIELKTSGGSITIKVPEENGYNLDLDGNRVYVNLNNFSGQAEKDEVSGTMNGGGTLIEAKTSGGSVRLEYL; encoded by the coding sequence TTGAAGAAAATTATAATGTTCGGAGCAGTTTTAGCCGGATTTACTTTATCTGTATTGCAGGTGGGAATGGCACAGTCGGGTGACGATGCCTACCGTGTTGAAGAGTTTAGAGTATCAGGAGAGGTGAGCCTTGAGGTGCAAACTTCGGGAGGAAGTATTTCGGTAGTTGGATCGAACGAAGATGAAGTAGTAGTCGAAATGTTCGTGAGAAGAAAAGGAGATTATGTAGAAGCAGGAGAGGCCGATCTAAGCGATTACGACATAGAAATTTTTCAAGATGGAAATACCGTTAAGGCCTTGGTTGATAGAAAGTCTAAAGGGTGGAATTGGAATAATGGATATTCCATCTCTTTTGTAGTGTATGCGCCGGAAGAAACACGCTCTCGCTTGAAAACCTCGGGCGGAAGTCTGACGGTTAGAAATCTAAACGGCTCACAAGAGCTTAAGACGTCTGGAGGAAGCATAACAGCAGAAGGCATCCGCGGAGAGATGGTTCTGAAAACCTCGGGCGGAAGCATCAACATCTCGGAAGTACAAGGAAATGTTGAAGCAAATACCAGTGGCGGAACTATTCGTGCAGAAACACTGGTGGGTAATTTAGACGCCAAAACCAGTGGCGGGAGTATCCGCTTGTCTGGAATAGAAGGAAATGTTGATGCCAGAACAAGTGGGGGGTCTATAAATGCCGAAATCTTGGCGCCGGCTGATTATATCGAGCTCAAAACCAGCGGTGGAAGTATCACTATCAAAGTTCCCGAAGAGAATGGATATAACTTAGATTTAGATGGAAACAGGGTTTACGTGAACTTGAATAATTTCAGCGGGCAGGCCGAGAAAGATGAGGTCAGCGGAACCATGAATGGCGGGGGCACACTGATAGAAGCAAAGACAAGTGGCGGTTCAGTCCGCTTAGAGTATTTATAA
- the uvrA gene encoding excinuclease ABC subunit UvrA: protein MSTIQTASKEAKEKEEERPIIIRGARTHNLKDIDVEIPRNKLTVVTGVSGSGKSSLAFDTIYAEGQRRYVESLSSYARQFLERMDKPDVDFMQGISPAMAIQQKTTTSNPRSTVGTTTEIYDYVRLLFARIGRTISPVSGEVVKKDSPRTAIEKLFESQEEGERFYVLHPIPHHEKKKLDEELKVLKEKGLTRLLNIEDESMVDLTTDEINLKKFKADKHRVLIDRLVLKDDKETRTRIADSLETAFQEGSGRCSIKMKDGEELHFSERFEKDGIEFTEPTPQMFSFNNPFGACDNCEGFGKVAGIDEDLVIPDHQKTIRNGAIAPFDSQKFSMHLRDLIKVAAREKYPIDTPYAELSKEFKDVIWKGKDEYVGIWKFFDEIKNQSYKVHMRVLYSRYRGYSRCQECEGYRVRKDALYVKVGDLHVGEVSELTIGHARKYFEDLELTEFEEGVAGQILYEIRKRLKYLDEVGLDYLTLDRLANTLSGGESQRISLANALGSSLIGSLYVLDEPTIGLHPRDNDRLIKILESLRDIGNTVLVVEHDPEMIKAADNVIDIGPFAGTHGGEVVFQGSVDKLLKAETLTGKFLSGRKEIPVPKKRRKGNGKTIQLKGASEHNLKNVDVDFPLGMMTVVTGVSGSGKSTLVHDTLYAGIQKHIGSYNDKVGRFSDLSGMAAVHGVEMVDQSPIGRSSRSNPATYTKAFDGIRDLFANTKQSKIMGYEPGHFSFNVPGGRCENCQGEGVQRIEMQFMADIELTCEVCNGTRFRKDVLRVKYRGKNIHDVLEMPVSEAIEFFVDETTIINKLQPLEDVGLGYLKLGQSATTLSGGEAQRVKLAKFLAKTSTDHTLYFFDEPTTGLHFEDVAKLLDSFNELVEQGHSVIIIEHNLDIIKCADWIIDIGPEGGFGGGQIVAEGTPEDIMEHKESYTGTFLKSYLSE from the coding sequence ATGTCCACAATTCAAACGGCAAGCAAAGAAGCAAAAGAGAAAGAAGAAGAACGCCCGATAATTATCAGGGGAGCAAGGACACACAACCTTAAAGACATTGACGTAGAAATTCCCCGAAATAAACTCACCGTTGTCACCGGGGTTTCAGGTTCAGGCAAATCCAGCCTCGCCTTCGATACCATTTATGCAGAGGGGCAGCGCCGGTATGTGGAAAGCCTCTCCAGCTATGCCCGTCAGTTTCTGGAGCGAATGGATAAGCCAGATGTGGATTTTATGCAGGGAATTTCTCCTGCCATGGCTATTCAGCAGAAAACCACGACCTCCAATCCGCGCTCTACCGTTGGTACTACAACAGAGATTTATGATTATGTTCGGCTTTTGTTTGCCCGGATTGGAAGAACCATTTCCCCTGTTTCTGGCGAAGTAGTAAAAAAAGACAGCCCCCGCACGGCGATAGAAAAACTCTTTGAAAGTCAGGAAGAAGGAGAGCGGTTTTATGTGTTGCATCCCATTCCACACCATGAGAAAAAGAAACTGGATGAAGAGCTTAAAGTGCTAAAAGAAAAGGGTTTGACTCGTCTGTTGAATATAGAAGACGAGAGCATGGTGGATTTAACAACGGATGAAATCAACCTGAAAAAGTTTAAGGCTGACAAGCATCGTGTGCTTATTGACCGGCTGGTTTTGAAAGATGATAAAGAAACCCGCACCCGGATCGCTGATTCTCTGGAAACGGCTTTTCAGGAGGGAAGCGGAAGATGCTCTATTAAAATGAAGGACGGAGAAGAGCTTCATTTTAGCGAGCGGTTTGAAAAGGATGGCATCGAATTTACCGAGCCAACGCCCCAGATGTTTTCGTTCAATAATCCATTTGGTGCCTGCGATAATTGCGAAGGGTTTGGAAAAGTAGCCGGTATCGACGAAGACCTGGTTATTCCCGATCACCAAAAAACGATCAGAAACGGAGCCATTGCCCCTTTCGATTCCCAAAAATTCAGCATGCACTTACGTGATTTAATCAAAGTAGCCGCCCGGGAAAAATATCCTATCGATACTCCATATGCAGAGCTTTCCAAAGAGTTCAAGGATGTAATCTGGAAAGGGAAAGATGAGTATGTCGGAATCTGGAAATTCTTTGATGAGATTAAGAACCAATCCTATAAAGTACACATGCGTGTTTTGTATTCTCGCTATCGTGGATACAGTCGCTGCCAGGAGTGTGAGGGCTACCGGGTTCGCAAAGATGCCCTCTATGTCAAAGTTGGTGACCTGCATGTGGGAGAAGTCTCAGAACTGACGATTGGCCACGCCCGAAAATATTTTGAAGATCTTGAGCTTACGGAATTTGAAGAAGGTGTAGCAGGGCAGATTCTGTATGAGATCAGAAAACGGCTAAAGTACCTCGATGAAGTTGGCTTAGACTATCTGACACTTGATCGTTTAGCAAACACTCTTTCCGGAGGAGAATCTCAGCGAATCAGCCTGGCTAATGCACTTGGTAGCTCTTTGATAGGAAGTTTATATGTACTGGATGAACCAACGATTGGACTTCACCCCAGAGATAATGATCGGCTGATTAAAATTTTGGAATCGCTGAGGGATATTGGAAATACCGTATTGGTGGTTGAGCATGATCCCGAAATGATAAAAGCGGCTGATAACGTAATTGATATTGGTCCTTTTGCGGGCACCCATGGAGGAGAGGTTGTTTTCCAGGGCTCTGTAGATAAGCTTCTAAAAGCGGAGACACTTACCGGAAAGTTTTTAAGTGGCCGAAAGGAAATCCCGGTTCCCAAAAAACGAAGAAAAGGAAACGGCAAAACTATTCAGCTGAAAGGAGCTTCAGAACATAACCTGAAGAATGTAGATGTTGATTTTCCGTTGGGGATGATGACGGTGGTAACGGGTGTATCCGGGTCAGGAAAGTCCACACTTGTTCATGATACACTGTATGCAGGAATTCAGAAACACATTGGCTCATATAATGATAAGGTGGGGCGTTTCTCAGATCTGTCTGGAATGGCCGCTGTTCATGGCGTTGAAATGGTAGATCAAAGCCCGATCGGAAGGTCTTCCCGTTCAAACCCCGCTACCTATACCAAAGCATTTGATGGAATCCGGGATCTGTTTGCGAACACAAAGCAGTCTAAAATCATGGGCTATGAACCAGGTCATTTTTCTTTTAATGTTCCGGGTGGCCGGTGCGAAAACTGCCAGGGAGAGGGTGTTCAGCGCATTGAAATGCAGTTTATGGCTGATATCGAATTAACCTGTGAGGTTTGTAATGGAACCCGCTTTCGAAAAGATGTGCTGAGAGTGAAGTATCGAGGAAAGAACATTCATGATGTGCTGGAAATGCCAGTTTCTGAAGCCATTGAGTTTTTTGTGGATGAAACGACGATCATAAATAAACTGCAGCCACTGGAAGATGTGGGTTTGGGATATTTGAAATTAGGGCAAAGCGCGACTACGCTTTCCGGAGGGGAAGCCCAACGGGTGAAGCTGGCTAAATTTCTGGCAAAAACCTCGACCGATCATACGCTTTACTTTTTTGACGAACCAACAACCGGCCTCCATTTTGAAGATGTAGCTAAGTTACTTGACTCATTTAATGAGCTGGTTGAGCAGGGCCACTCAGTGATTATTATCGAGCATAACCTGGATATCATAAAGTGTGCTGACTGGATTATTGATATCGGACCGGAAGGCGGATTTGGCGGAGGACAAATAGTTGCTGAAGGAACGCCGGAAGACATTATGGAACATAAAGAGAGTTATACAGGTACGTTTCTTAAGTCATACCTGTCAGAATGA
- a CDS encoding porin family protein: MNVKRVLICGLFITLMTCGITTQAQVLPKFGVKAGANYSTFNNTDNVEYKAGFVGGIYSSIKVPASPLTIQPEVLYVQYGAGIENSDAWFRVNYLQIPVLLKFGFNTPGVQPNVFFGPYMGINLNSEVKNESGSINLDDQAEGTDFGIAVGAGLDISKFNIGLRYTAGLKDVANDNFNDEAKNGAFALTVGVEF, translated from the coding sequence ATGAACGTAAAGAGAGTTTTAATCTGTGGACTATTTATAACTTTAATGACGTGTGGAATTACTACTCAGGCTCAGGTTTTACCTAAGTTTGGGGTGAAGGCAGGCGCGAACTACTCAACTTTTAACAACACAGACAATGTAGAGTACAAAGCCGGATTTGTAGGGGGAATTTACTCGAGTATCAAAGTTCCTGCATCACCGCTTACCATTCAGCCGGAAGTATTATATGTTCAATATGGAGCAGGTATCGAAAACAGTGATGCTTGGTTCAGAGTGAATTATCTGCAAATTCCCGTACTGCTGAAGTTTGGGTTTAATACTCCGGGAGTACAGCCTAACGTATTTTTCGGTCCATACATGGGGATTAACCTTAACTCGGAAGTGAAGAATGAAAGTGGCTCCATCAATCTTGATGACCAAGCCGAGGGAACCGATTTTGGAATTGCTGTAGGTGCCGGGTTAGATATAAGCAAGTTCAACATCGGTTTGCGCTACACTGCCGGATTGAAAGATGTGGCCAACGACAACTTCAACGATGAAGCAAAAAATGGAGCCTTTGCCCTGACCGTGGGCGTCGAATTTTAA
- a CDS encoding T9SS type A sorting domain-containing protein, translating into MREIINFRSSLVILTLLFTLQITIVAQTAETTAVKDTTKHLNIQLVDDEPVETGFSNYEDFKPMNLPVYEERANKSSGEQLIYRYNIETKKVDRFREDEISIQSKNNFSEGNYHSPIADSKIEENQNRERRAKFSPLQQVTDPEEFPYKMNVKVFMTFSNGDNLVCSGSLIDFEWVLTAGHCVYSEDDNRGGWATSVEVVPAYEDGDKPFGGAMAKNLFSISGWIDNDDLSYDIGWIELERPVGFLTGWFGYGFDNDNDFFKNNTFYNQGYPAESPYDGNFMFEWDGKFDFRTFASEKNTVCQDRVGYGGQSGSGAYAFKSGDRIMYATTSHTKEDKDENRKPPTCYTRVTQPRYNTWNGFKNNSTPQNLDLVAMETDLLATDKAEGQEISGLSFKVFNRSTQQMNGNWDVDIYLSDNNNISTSDELLSSQTFSFNFQPSAGLTVNTQPFKLPDGVTGKNYLGVVIDYEDSNTDNNDTDGEDALEINITETAVLTFEAVDKNNDPIGVDLSIFPDDVLDEGFGTTTVERRFAPGTDVSVYAPEYFGTDSFERWILPNASSYSSRYLDLNPDQNDKAYKAVYETPDIPVMPRQISKRVMEGTEAEYKVQIINKNNSTLNWNVSSAESWIDFNFTSGSLAPGATGEVTVYLGSENTTPGQLTGKLEFTSPDAGVSALDVPVSIRVFDSNIPPTPEEAFRAIYGVPFDKFGSVIGGDPDEKFISAGIPDRNEQLGVGYIYEFTEAGWGQGTEISPTEPISGQRFGYSMDVLRLNENDFAAAGSPGTDPDKLKTQNTVPGSVYYFEKVSGEWQQQAKIQADVETGAGYGESVLLEQNPLSGSKKPLIIAGAPEWDASGQTNAGGVFVSEHDGTRWKTAPITPNESVARDYFGAAIDIAFSDSRGFMAIGAPGTDSEVSSGKVFVYEYKSGQWVFHSMINEDLLIFADFGTSIDISADAEVGFEIVVGAPGTTLAKSEPSGAVFSYSLKEDEWVGKEVPLSSQTVPVGGRFGEQISLIKVAEETFMSVSAPKAGSGKVFSYKKTPKDDEWQGLGVIGADNKETTELFGSSLISYINDGKPEILVGVPGLDTEEGQDVGAVKSFSIKRDSELPQLQLSSAKLELDAYKGESKDKKVMLTNSGGETLLWELEELEEAPWITFDKSSGSIQGGASEELALTFQTEQLSPGEYNTSMRINSNDVNDESFTIETILSVTERDSTELMAGEVVSSNGDTLEAGALVNNSFQAEVSNNGKQAVVNGFLVGFYLSDDEQITTEDSLFAKVRVNELSEDSSMVIQSPMGSRLPQGMSAGTYYAGVYVDYSKEVFELDEANNIGTMQIELIPQRKRSLSIQKTKYQVTISEETTVTEQVVLVNDGEVEIDFTVPEFTEDAALKSNTVADSADSSRVIIKTVNPASGTIGAGDTVAINVELDASHLSASGMDSLSIISNDPEQPKAELVFEVMISTAGEKDRELPETFSLKQNYPNPFNPSTNITYSLPTQSYVDLTVYNILGRKVHTLVNEQKRPGTFTVNFDASGLSSGVYIYKLQAGSYTKVKKMLLIK; encoded by the coding sequence ATGAGAGAGATAATAAATTTTCGGTCATCATTGGTAATATTAACCCTTCTTTTTACCTTACAAATTACGATTGTCGCGCAGACGGCAGAGACTACAGCAGTCAAGGACACGACTAAACATCTAAATATACAGCTCGTTGATGATGAGCCTGTGGAAACGGGGTTTAGCAATTACGAAGATTTTAAACCCATGAACCTTCCCGTGTATGAAGAGCGGGCCAATAAATCTTCCGGGGAGCAGCTTATCTATCGGTATAACATAGAAACGAAGAAAGTAGACCGTTTCCGGGAGGATGAGATTTCGATTCAGAGCAAAAATAATTTCAGTGAAGGAAATTACCACAGCCCGATTGCTGATTCGAAGATAGAGGAAAATCAAAACCGAGAGAGGAGGGCTAAATTCAGTCCTTTGCAGCAAGTAACAGACCCGGAAGAGTTTCCCTACAAAATGAATGTGAAGGTCTTCATGACTTTTTCGAATGGAGATAATTTGGTTTGTTCGGGTTCTTTAATTGATTTTGAATGGGTGCTTACCGCCGGGCATTGTGTGTACAGTGAGGATGATAACCGGGGAGGTTGGGCTACGTCGGTAGAGGTGGTTCCGGCCTATGAAGACGGGGACAAGCCCTTTGGTGGAGCGATGGCAAAGAATTTATTCTCAATTTCGGGATGGATCGATAACGATGATTTATCTTATGATATAGGTTGGATAGAACTGGAACGGCCTGTGGGTTTTTTAACAGGCTGGTTTGGCTACGGGTTTGACAACGACAATGACTTTTTCAAAAACAATACCTTTTATAACCAGGGGTATCCAGCAGAAAGTCCCTATGACGGTAACTTCATGTTTGAGTGGGACGGCAAGTTTGACTTCAGAACGTTTGCCTCAGAAAAAAACACCGTATGCCAGGATCGCGTTGGTTATGGCGGACAAAGCGGAAGCGGTGCCTATGCATTCAAAAGCGGAGATCGCATTATGTATGCAACCACGTCACATACAAAAGAGGATAAAGATGAGAACCGCAAGCCCCCAACCTGTTATACCAGAGTAACACAGCCCCGGTACAATACCTGGAACGGTTTTAAGAATAACAGCACACCCCAAAATCTGGATCTGGTCGCCATGGAAACAGACCTTTTGGCAACGGATAAGGCTGAAGGACAGGAAATAAGTGGGCTTTCGTTCAAGGTGTTCAATCGCTCTACCCAGCAGATGAACGGCAACTGGGATGTAGACATCTATTTATCGGATAACAATAACATCTCAACGTCTGATGAACTGCTGAGTTCGCAGACGTTCTCGTTTAATTTTCAACCTTCAGCAGGCTTAACGGTAAATACCCAGCCTTTCAAACTTCCCGATGGGGTAACGGGTAAAAACTATCTTGGAGTAGTAATAGATTATGAAGACAGCAATACGGACAACAACGACACGGACGGTGAAGATGCTCTTGAAATAAATATCACAGAGACAGCTGTACTTACTTTCGAGGCCGTTGATAAGAATAACGATCCAATAGGGGTTGATTTGAGCATATTTCCGGATGACGTGCTGGATGAAGGATTTGGCACCACAACGGTTGAAAGAAGGTTTGCTCCGGGCACGGACGTAAGCGTTTATGCCCCCGAGTATTTTGGAACCGATAGTTTTGAACGGTGGATTTTACCGAACGCATCATCTTACAGTTCCAGATATCTTGACCTTAATCCCGACCAAAACGACAAGGCTTACAAGGCAGTATATGAAACACCTGATATACCCGTGATGCCCCGGCAAATAAGCAAGCGGGTAATGGAAGGAACCGAAGCAGAATACAAGGTTCAGATCATCAATAAGAATAACAGCACGTTGAACTGGAATGTAAGTTCGGCTGAAAGCTGGATTGATTTTAATTTCACTTCAGGGTCATTAGCTCCAGGAGCTACCGGAGAAGTGACGGTTTATTTAGGATCAGAAAATACCACACCGGGTCAGCTGACCGGGAAGCTGGAATTTACATCCCCTGATGCCGGCGTATCCGCGCTCGATGTACCTGTATCTATAAGGGTGTTTGATTCCAACATACCCCCGACACCTGAAGAGGCGTTTCGTGCTATATATGGTGTTCCCTTCGACAAGTTCGGCTCAGTAATAGGAGGCGACCCGGATGAGAAATTTATCTCCGCAGGTATTCCCGACAGAAATGAGCAGTTAGGGGTAGGCTATATTTATGAGTTTACGGAAGCCGGCTGGGGACAAGGAACCGAAATCTCACCTACCGAACCAATTTCCGGACAACGATTTGGGTATTCAATGGATGTGCTGAGATTAAATGAAAATGATTTTGCCGCAGCAGGTTCACCGGGCACCGATCCCGATAAACTGAAGACCCAAAATACTGTTCCCGGATCGGTATATTATTTTGAGAAAGTTTCGGGAGAGTGGCAGCAGCAAGCGAAAATACAAGCCGATGTGGAAACCGGAGCAGGATATGGGGAGTCTGTTTTGCTGGAGCAGAATCCACTTAGCGGCTCGAAAAAACCACTGATAATTGCCGGCGCCCCGGAATGGGATGCGAGCGGGCAGACTAATGCAGGTGGGGTTTTTGTAAGTGAGCACGACGGAACAAGATGGAAGACGGCACCCATCACCCCAAACGAATCTGTAGCCAGAGATTATTTCGGAGCAGCTATTGATATAGCCTTTTCAGATTCCCGCGGATTCATGGCGATTGGTGCTCCGGGTACAGACTCGGAAGTTTCCTCCGGGAAAGTGTTTGTGTATGAATATAAGTCAGGTCAGTGGGTATTCCACAGCATGATAAATGAAGACCTGCTCATTTTTGCTGACTTTGGAACATCGATAGACATTAGTGCCGATGCTGAAGTTGGCTTCGAAATAGTTGTTGGAGCGCCCGGAACTACTTTGGCTAAGTCGGAGCCAAGTGGAGCAGTATTCAGCTACTCACTTAAAGAGGACGAATGGGTGGGCAAAGAAGTACCGCTCAGTTCTCAAACAGTGCCTGTAGGAGGTCGCTTTGGCGAACAAATTTCATTGATTAAAGTAGCAGAGGAAACGTTTATGAGTGTTTCAGCACCTAAGGCTGGCTCAGGTAAAGTGTTCTCCTACAAAAAAACACCGAAAGATGATGAGTGGCAGGGGCTGGGTGTTATAGGCGCAGATAACAAAGAAACAACGGAGCTATTTGGTTCTTCATTAATTTCCTACATCAACGATGGTAAGCCTGAAATACTGGTGGGTGTGCCCGGATTGGACACGGAAGAAGGACAGGATGTAGGAGCTGTAAAAAGCTTTTCCATAAAGCGGGATTCTGAGCTGCCACAACTACAACTTTCATCAGCTAAACTGGAATTGGATGCGTATAAAGGCGAATCCAAAGACAAAAAAGTAATGCTGACCAATAGCGGCGGTGAAACACTTCTGTGGGAATTGGAAGAGTTAGAGGAAGCGCCCTGGATTACCTTTGATAAGTCTTCGGGCTCAATTCAAGGAGGAGCGTCAGAAGAACTGGCACTTACTTTTCAAACAGAACAGTTGTCCCCAGGAGAATACAACACATCCATGCGAATTAACTCCAACGATGTAAACGACGAGTCATTCACAATCGAAACCATTCTGTCGGTTACTGAAAGAGACAGTACAGAGTTGATGGCCGGAGAAGTTGTCAGCTCAAACGGCGATACACTTGAGGCCGGCGCTCTCGTCAATAACAGCTTTCAGGCTGAAGTTTCCAATAATGGTAAACAAGCAGTAGTCAATGGTTTTCTGGTGGGTTTCTACTTGTCGGATGACGAGCAAATCACAACAGAAGACTCCCTGTTTGCTAAAGTAAGAGTGAACGAGTTGAGTGAAGACAGCTCGATGGTTATACAATCACCAATGGGAAGCCGGTTACCTCAGGGAATGAGTGCAGGCACCTATTATGCGGGAGTGTATGTAGATTATAGCAAGGAAGTTTTTGAGCTTGATGAGGCTAATAACATTGGAACAATGCAGATAGAGCTCATCCCGCAAAGAAAGAGAAGTCTCAGCATACAAAAAACCAAGTATCAGGTTACCATCAGTGAAGAGACAACCGTGACTGAACAAGTGGTGTTGGTGAATGACGGAGAAGTGGAAATAGATTTTACCGTTCCTGAATTTACCGAAGATGCGGCGCTGAAAAGCAACACTGTAGCCGACTCTGCAGATAGCTCCAGGGTGATTATAAAAACCGTGAATCCGGCTTCAGGAACCATCGGCGCTGGAGATACGGTAGCGATAAATGTAGAACTGGATGCAAGCCATCTCTCTGCAAGCGGAATGGATTCGCTTTCCATTATCAGTAACGATCCGGAACAGCCAAAGGCCGAATTGGTATTTGAAGTCATGATATCCACCGCTGGGGAGAAAGACCGTGAACTACCCGAAACCTTTTCCTTAAAGCAAAACTATCCTAATCCATTCAACCCAAGCACGAACATTACATACTCGTTGCCTACACAATCTTATGTTGATTTAACGGTGTACAATATACTGGGGAGAAAAGTCCATACACTGGTTAATGAACAGAAACGGCCGGGCACCTTCACGGTGAATTTTGATGCATCCGGACTTTCAAGCGGAGTGTATATCTACAAGCTGCAGGCGGGCAGCTACACCAAAGTGAAGAAAATGTTACTGATCAAATGA
- a CDS encoding ABC transporter ATP-binding protein, translated as MERAVEIKNLDKSYEETPVLKNLNLEIPKGTVFGLIGPNGAGKSTLIGVLTGLLSFESGDVIIHGMKLNPVNELEIKKLTASVLQPPLLFEQFSSLEFIEYVCEIYEVEKEGLIEKAYSLMDYFDIKDFAKIKVNKLSSGSRKKLAFVTSVLVEPKLLLLDEPFEAVDVISIERMKNIIRRLKQKGVTIIVTSHILEVVENLCDDIAILHHGHIKAYLDSVSRKELQKDASLHEIFEKYVEVERKEEIVEWL; from the coding sequence ATGGAGCGAGCTGTAGAAATAAAAAATCTGGACAAGAGCTACGAGGAAACCCCTGTACTCAAGAACCTGAATTTGGAAATTCCCAAAGGAACCGTTTTTGGGTTGATAGGACCTAATGGTGCAGGCAAAAGCACCCTGATTGGAGTATTGACGGGCTTGCTGAGTTTTGAAAGCGGAGATGTAATTATTCATGGGATGAAGCTGAACCCGGTGAACGAACTCGAAATCAAGAAATTGACGGCTTCTGTACTGCAGCCACCGTTGTTATTTGAGCAATTCAGCAGCCTGGAGTTTATTGAATATGTGTGCGAGATCTACGAAGTAGAAAAAGAGGGATTGATTGAAAAGGCCTATTCCCTGATGGATTATTTCGATATCAAAGACTTTGCCAAAATTAAAGTGAATAAGCTTTCTTCCGGGAGCCGCAAAAAGCTGGCGTTTGTAACTTCCGTTTTAGTTGAGCCGAAGCTGTTACTTTTGGATGAACCTTTTGAGGCCGTTGATGTCATCTCTATTGAAAGAATGAAAAATATTATCCGACGCCTGAAACAAAAAGGAGTTACGATTATCGTGACCAGCCACATTCTTGAAGTAGTAGAAAACCTGTGTGACGACATCGCCATTCTGCACCATGGCCACATTAAGGCTTATCTGGATTCCGTGAGCCGCAAAGAGCTTCAAAAAGACGCAAGCCTCCACGAGATATTTGAAAAATATGTGGAAGTAGAACGCAAAGAAGAAATCGTTGAGTGGTTGTAA